A genomic window from Streptomyces sp. HUAS YS2 includes:
- a CDS encoding shikimate kinase produces the protein MTGGPLVVLVGPMGSGKSTVGALLAERLGAPYRDTDADIVAAEGREISDIFVEDGEEHFRALERAAVRAAVAEHEGVLALGGGAVLDAGTRELLAGLPVAYLSMDVEEAVRRVGLGAARPLLAVNPRRQWRELMEARRHLYTEVARVVVATDDRTPEEVAQAVLDALELKDV, from the coding sequence GTGACCGGCGGACCGCTGGTCGTCCTGGTCGGGCCGATGGGCTCGGGCAAGTCCACCGTCGGCGCGCTGCTCGCCGAGCGGCTCGGCGCGCCGTACCGGGACACCGACGCCGACATCGTCGCCGCCGAGGGCCGCGAGATCTCCGACATCTTCGTGGAGGACGGCGAGGAGCACTTCCGTGCCCTCGAGCGCGCGGCGGTGCGCGCCGCCGTCGCCGAGCACGAGGGTGTCCTCGCGCTCGGCGGCGGCGCCGTCCTCGACGCCGGCACCCGGGAGCTGCTGGCCGGGCTGCCCGTCGCCTATCTCTCGATGGACGTCGAGGAGGCGGTCCGCCGGGTCGGCCTCGGCGCCGCGCGACCGCTGCTCGCCGTCAACCCGCGCCGGCAGTGGCGCGAACTGATGGAGGCGCGCCGCCACCTCTACACCGAAGTCGCGCGCGTCGTCGTCGCCACCGACGACCGCACCCCCGAAGAGGTCGCCCAGGCGGTCCTCGACGCACTGGAGTTGAAGGACGTATGA
- the aroB gene encoding 3-dehydroquinate synthase, with protein MTDQDQVTRIHVGGSAGHDPYDVLVGRQLLGELGGLIGDKAKRVAVIHPEALAETGEALRADLADQGYEAVAIQVPNAEEAKTAEVAAYCWKALGQTNFTRTDVIVGVGGGATTDLAGFVAATWLRGVRWIAVPTTVLAMVDAAVGGKTGINTAEGKNLVGAFHPPAGVLCDLAALESLPVNDYVSGLAEIIKAGFIADPVILDLVESDPAAARTPAGPHTAELLVRSIQVKADVVSSDLKESGLREILNYGHTLAHAIEKNERYKWRHGAAVSVGMVFAAELGRLAGRLDDATADRHRTVLESVGLPLTYRGDQWPKLLETMKVDKKSRGDLLRFIVLDGLGKPTVLEGPDPAVLVAAFGEVSA; from the coding sequence ATGACGGACCAGGACCAGGTGACGCGGATCCACGTCGGCGGCAGCGCCGGACACGACCCGTACGACGTGCTGGTCGGCCGGCAGCTGCTCGGCGAGCTCGGCGGCCTGATCGGCGACAAGGCCAAGCGGGTCGCCGTGATCCACCCGGAGGCGCTGGCCGAGACCGGCGAGGCGCTCCGCGCGGACCTCGCCGACCAGGGCTACGAGGCCGTCGCCATCCAGGTGCCGAACGCCGAGGAGGCCAAGACCGCCGAGGTCGCGGCGTACTGCTGGAAGGCGCTCGGGCAGACCAACTTCACCCGCACCGACGTCATCGTCGGCGTCGGCGGCGGGGCCACCACCGACCTGGCCGGGTTCGTCGCGGCGACCTGGCTGCGCGGTGTGCGCTGGATCGCCGTGCCGACCACCGTCCTCGCGATGGTCGACGCGGCCGTCGGCGGCAAGACCGGCATCAACACCGCCGAGGGCAAGAACCTCGTCGGCGCCTTCCATCCGCCGGCCGGTGTGCTGTGCGACCTCGCGGCGCTGGAGTCGCTGCCGGTCAACGACTACGTCAGCGGCCTCGCCGAGATCATCAAGGCCGGCTTCATCGCCGACCCGGTGATCCTCGACCTGGTGGAGTCCGACCCGGCCGCCGCGCGCACCCCCGCCGGGCCGCACACCGCCGAGCTGCTGGTGCGCTCGATCCAGGTCAAGGCGGACGTGGTCTCCAGCGACCTGAAGGAGTCGGGCCTGCGGGAGATCCTCAACTACGGGCACACGCTGGCCCACGCGATCGAGAAGAACGAGCGGTACAAGTGGCGGCACGGCGCGGCCGTCTCCGTCGGCATGGTCTTCGCCGCCGAGCTGGGCCGGCTGGCCGGCCGGCTCGACGACGCCACCGCCGACCGGCACCGCACCGTCCTGGAGTCGGTCGGGCTGCCGCTCACGTACCGCGGCGACCAGTGGCCCAAGCTCCTGGAGACCATGAAGGTCGACAAGAAGTCCCGCGGCGACCTGCTCCGCTTCATCGTGCTCGACGGACTCGGCAAGCCCACCGTCCTCGAGGGCCCGGACCCGGCGGTGCTCGTCGCGGCCTTCGGCGAGGTGTCCGCGTGA
- the aroQ gene encoding type II 3-dehydroquinate dehydratase: MRRVLVLNGPNLGRLGSREPDIYGATSYKGLVDSCRTLGTELGFDVEVRETNDEGEMIRWLHEAADGSIPVVLNPGAFTHYSYGMRDAAAQRTAPLIEVHISNPYTREEFRHTSVVAAVATGTIAGFGIGSYLLALRALADELTG; the protein is encoded by the coding sequence CTGCGGCGCGTGCTCGTCCTCAACGGGCCGAACCTCGGACGGCTCGGCTCGCGGGAACCGGACATCTACGGGGCCACGTCGTACAAGGGCCTGGTGGACTCCTGCCGGACGCTCGGCACGGAGCTGGGCTTCGACGTCGAGGTCCGGGAGACCAACGACGAGGGCGAGATGATCCGCTGGCTCCACGAGGCGGCGGACGGTTCGATTCCAGTCGTTCTCAACCCCGGTGCGTTCACGCACTACTCGTACGGGATGCGCGACGCGGCCGCCCAGCGGACGGCGCCGCTGATCGAGGTGCACATCTCGAACCCGTACACACGTGAGGAATTCCGGCACACCTCCGTCGTCGCGGCGGTGGCGACCGGGACGATCGCGGGCTTCGGCATCGGCTCCTATCTGCTGGCGCTGCGCGCACTGGCCGACGAGCTCACTGGCTGA
- a CDS encoding AAA family ATPase: MQIVQAAVPPGGGGNPPVPPLGGAPAPGAHPQPYAAQHPGAPGGLQPQHPGAPAGQPHPGAPAGQPQPSHPGAPAQQPPHPGPPSAGQSQHPGPAWGSGMPRDTTGHIPLPPGGPVAVPAPAPVELGTGSATLAVLLIGPAGAGKTTVARHWARSRRVPTAHISLDDVREWVCSGFADPQAGWNEHSEAQYRLARRTCGFAARNFLANGISCILDDAVFPDRPVVGLGGWKRHVGPGLLPVVLLPGLEIVLERNAERSGNRRLSDEEVASIHGRMAGWYGSGLPIIDNSKYDVETTARVLDDVLARSIASPPSW; this comes from the coding sequence ATGCAGATCGTCCAGGCCGCCGTGCCGCCCGGGGGCGGGGGCAACCCGCCCGTACCGCCGTTGGGCGGCGCGCCCGCGCCGGGGGCGCACCCGCAGCCGTACGCAGCACAGCACCCGGGTGCTCCGGGCGGGTTGCAGCCCCAGCATCCCGGCGCGCCCGCGGGGCAGCCGCACCCGGGAGCTCCCGCAGGGCAGCCGCAGCCCTCGCACCCCGGCGCGCCCGCCCAGCAGCCGCCGCACCCCGGCCCGCCGTCCGCAGGGCAGTCGCAGCACCCGGGCCCCGCGTGGGGGAGCGGGATGCCCCGCGACACCACCGGGCACATACCCCTGCCGCCCGGGGGGCCGGTCGCCGTACCCGCCCCCGCACCCGTCGAGCTGGGCACCGGGAGCGCGACGCTCGCCGTGCTGCTCATCGGGCCCGCCGGGGCCGGCAAGACCACCGTCGCCCGGCACTGGGCGCGCAGCCGCCGGGTGCCCACCGCGCACATCAGCCTCGACGACGTCCGCGAGTGGGTCTGCTCCGGCTTCGCCGACCCGCAGGCCGGCTGGAACGAACACTCCGAGGCGCAGTACCGGCTCGCCCGCCGCACCTGCGGCTTCGCCGCACGCAACTTCCTGGCGAACGGCATCTCCTGCATCCTCGACGACGCCGTCTTCCCGGACCGCCCGGTCGTCGGCCTGGGCGGCTGGAAGCGGCACGTCGGCCCGGGGCTGCTCCCCGTCGTCCTGCTGCCCGGCCTGGAGATCGTCCTGGAGCGCAACGCCGAGCGCAGCGGGAACCGCAGGCTCTCGGACGAGGAGGTCGCCTCCATCCACGGCCGGATGGCCGGCTGGTACGGCTCGGGACTGCCGATCATCGACAACTCCAAGTACGACGTGGAAACCACCGCCCGCGTCCTCGACGACGTCCTCGCCCGGTCCATCGCGAGTCCTCCGAGCTGGTAG
- a CDS encoding aminopeptidase P family protein produces the protein MSEVYADRRVRLRDRCAAAGSTAALVSRPANVRYLAGGSPPGAVLLLGPDEDLLLSPVAPGGDPADGRLDEELRLSVLPAGAAIADPAVAAVDTARRAGADSLAVEEHHLTVARHRAMGSVAPQLRLADLAGAVEQLRIVKDEDEIACLRIAAEIADQALGELLESILVGRTERHLALELERRLVDHGADGAAFPTSVGTGPNSGRGGHRPSDRRVEEGDFLSVCLGANYRGYRSEIGRTFVIGTTPADWQIELYDLVFAAQRAGREALVPGAEYRDVDRAARQIIDGAGHGEALAPRTGHGVGLEIDEDPQIAPSAMGKLDACVPVTVEPGVHLPGRGGVRIDDTLVVRQEADGGPELLTITTKELLAL, from the coding sequence ATGTCAGAGGTGTACGCGGACCGCCGCGTCCGACTGCGCGATCGTTGCGCGGCGGCCGGCAGCACGGCGGCCCTGGTCTCCCGCCCCGCCAACGTCCGCTATCTCGCGGGCGGTTCGCCCCCGGGCGCCGTTCTGCTGCTCGGCCCCGACGAGGACCTGCTGCTCAGCCCCGTCGCGCCCGGCGGCGATCCCGCCGACGGGCGGCTCGACGAGGAACTCCGGCTGAGCGTGCTGCCCGCCGGTGCGGCGATCGCCGATCCGGCCGTCGCCGCCGTCGACACGGCCCGCAGGGCCGGGGCCGACTCGCTGGCCGTGGAGGAGCACCATCTGACCGTGGCCCGTCACCGTGCGATGGGCTCGGTCGCGCCCCAGCTGCGCCTCGCCGACCTCGCCGGAGCCGTCGAACAGCTGCGGATCGTCAAGGACGAGGACGAGATCGCCTGCCTCCGGATCGCCGCCGAGATCGCCGACCAGGCTCTGGGGGAGCTGCTGGAGTCGATCCTGGTCGGCCGCACCGAGCGCCATCTCGCCCTGGAGCTGGAGCGCCGGCTCGTCGACCACGGCGCGGACGGCGCGGCCTTCCCGACCTCGGTCGGCACCGGCCCGAACTCCGGCCGCGGCGGCCACCGGCCGTCCGACCGCCGGGTCGAGGAGGGCGACTTCCTCTCCGTCTGCCTCGGCGCGAACTACCGCGGCTACCGCTCCGAGATCGGCCGCACCTTCGTCATCGGCACCACGCCCGCCGACTGGCAGATCGAGCTGTACGACCTCGTCTTCGCCGCTCAGCGGGCCGGCCGGGAGGCCCTCGTGCCCGGTGCGGAGTACCGCGACGTGGACCGGGCGGCCCGCCAGATCATCGACGGCGCGGGGCACGGAGAGGCCCTCGCGCCCCGTACCGGGCACGGTGTCGGCCTGGAAATCGACGAGGACCCGCAGATCGCACCTTCCGCCATGGGTAAACTGGACGCTTGTGTGCCGGTCACCGTCGAACCGGGGGTCCACCTCCCGGGCCGGGGCGGGGTCCGGATCGATGACACGCTCGTCGTACGCCAAGAGGCGGACGGCGGACCCGAGCTACTCACCATCACGACCAAGGAGCTGCTCGCGCTGTAG
- the efp gene encoding elongation factor P, with amino-acid sequence MASTNDLKNGMVLKLDGDQLWSVVEFQHVKPGKGPAFVRTKLKNVLSGKVVDKTFNAGVKVETATIDRRDMQFSYMDGDYFVFMDMQTYDQLHVDRKAVGDAANFLIEGFTASVAQHEGSVLYVELPAAVELTIQHTDPGVQGDRSTGGTKPATLETGHEIQVPLFITTGEKIKVDTRSSDYLGRVNS; translated from the coding sequence GTGGCTTCCACGAACGACCTCAAGAACGGCATGGTGCTCAAGCTCGACGGGGACCAGCTCTGGTCCGTCGTCGAGTTCCAGCACGTCAAGCCCGGCAAGGGCCCGGCCTTCGTGCGCACCAAGCTCAAGAACGTGCTTTCCGGCAAGGTCGTCGACAAGACCTTCAACGCCGGCGTGAAGGTCGAGACGGCCACCATCGACCGCCGCGACATGCAGTTCTCGTACATGGACGGCGACTACTTCGTCTTCATGGACATGCAGACCTACGACCAGCTGCACGTCGACCGCAAGGCCGTCGGCGACGCCGCCAACTTCCTGATCGAGGGCTTCACCGCCTCGGTCGCGCAGCACGAGGGCTCGGTGCTCTACGTCGAGCTCCCGGCCGCCGTCGAGCTGACCATCCAGCACACCGACCCGGGCGTCCAGGGCGACCGCTCCACCGGCGGCACCAAGCCGGCCACCCTGGAGACCGGTCACGAGATCCAGGTCCCGCTCTTCATCACCACCGGTGAGAAGATCAAGGTCGACACCCGCAGCAGCGACTACCTCGGCCGGGTGAACAGCTAA
- the nusB gene encoding transcription antitermination factor NusB: protein MAARSNARKRAFQILFEADQRGASVQQVLADWVRHARSDDRQPPVSEFTMQLVEGYAQHIARIDELIATYAVDWELDRMPVADRNIVRLGAYELIWEDGTPDAVAIDEAVQLAKEFSTDESPTFVNGLLARFKDLKPRLRRDADADA, encoded by the coding sequence GTGGCTGCTCGCAGCAACGCCCGTAAGCGGGCCTTCCAGATCCTCTTCGAGGCCGACCAGCGCGGTGCGTCCGTGCAGCAGGTCCTCGCGGACTGGGTGCGGCACGCGCGGTCCGACGACCGGCAGCCGCCGGTCAGCGAGTTCACCATGCAGCTCGTCGAGGGATACGCGCAGCACATCGCGCGGATCGACGAGCTCATCGCCACCTACGCGGTGGACTGGGAGCTCGACCGGATGCCCGTCGCCGACCGGAACATCGTGCGCCTCGGCGCGTACGAGCTGATCTGGGAGGACGGGACGCCGGACGCGGTCGCGATCGACGAGGCGGTCCAGCTCGCCAAGGAGTTCTCCACCGACGAGTCCCCGACCTTCGTCAACGGTCTCCTCGCGCGCTTCAAGGACCTGAAGCCGCGCCTTCGCCGGGACGCCGACGC